The window ACATAAGTCGTCATTTCACGccagcatgtttctacagtagccctaaacggacaaactgctctacacaGCGTGTTTGCTTAATGTcttctctctgctgtctcagacgacaatatctttgtcctgtgttggccaccgtagcttctcctATATTGCAATTTGCAAACCTCACTGCTAGATGCTgttaaaatttacacactgcccTTTAAGTTACCACAAGTTTCCATTGAGCAATGCCGATATGCTTTGATGTTTTTCCCGCACCGTTAATTTTGGATAGCGGGATGATAGTGTGTCAAGAAGCTGTATCAGGTTAGTTTGTAATGATACATCACATTTGACCTGGTCGCGAGGTCTTCGCTCTGATAAATCAATCGACGGCTTTCAACAGAGGGTAGATCTCTCAAAGGACAATTAACTATCAGGTTTATCCACTTAAGACAACAACAGAATTGTCCTTTAAGGAGTATGAGTAATGCTAACTGACCTGCCAGCCAAACCCTCATTGAATGGAAGCTTAGTTCCCCTGTTGTAACCCGATATTTTGGCTCTGCTTGGTCAGGTGTGGTTTTTAGGTCCTATGGGAACGCGTATGAATAGTGGTTGGGTAGTGTTTATCTGTTTAGCCAACACATGTTTAAAGTGTAGTGTACATTTAACAGCGATATTTAACTCTCAGAAGTGTTGTGACTTTGCatgttttttctgaatgtaTTGCGCCTGATGACCTTTTCCAAATCTTGAGGTGATGATCAcaagaagtgtgtcatttttCCCTATTGCACCAGCTTCATGTCCTAACAACATAATCAATATTCAGAACAGTGGTGGATCAATATCCAGTCTCAAACAGGTCACATCTATGGATCTGGAATATGAGATATGCCTAAATGTCCTtgtttgtaatattattttgtgcTGATTTTAATTACTTTTACTAATAATTGCTGGTCTTGGAGCTttgtccctttaaaaaaaaaaatagtattccaaagtatttaAAAGAATACTGTCACCAAAAACATAATGactatttgtaatatttgaaaaataccttaaaatatatatatatttttaaatatttttgaaagctaatatgtgtacactcacatgtatttaatatttaagatTAATGTGTTATCTTATAACTCTTTAATTTTGCAGTTCCACTGCATTTTTAGATTTAAACTTTTCTTGAAAATggtaaaaaagttttattttttatttttttatattccgTTTCTTGATTGTGGACACTCTTATATCATGGACCCATATACCTCTATAGCACTGATGATTAAATGATCAAGTTTTAGTTACATTTGTGTATTCCTATATTGTGTAAAAGAGAAAAGTTGATGAAATAAAAACTGAAGACAAATGATTGTATAGAACCCTGATTTATTGATGTTTCCATGTGGTACATAGTTCATGATTTGATGAATACAACAATTTTGACAGAACAGCTCATCAGCCCATCATCCAAAATCAGGGACAGAAAAGAGTAAAAGTTACTCCTCTCTGAGGGAAGTAAAATCTCAAATGAGTAGCTTTTGTTGCACTATAATGCAGCCGAAGCATTAACAACGCTGGTCGTAGTGACAAGGAATTTATGTCAGTTGATAAGCAGTTGTTTGCATTTAATACTTACATGTTGTAACACAGAGCAACAAAAGCTATTCATCTTGAGCTTCATGCTTTGTCTCTCTTATTAGCTCTTTTCCAATAGTACATCCCCTTAAGGACAATTTGCACTCTGGATGAGGAGCGATGCCAAGAGGAAACAACAAGAATAAAGACAACACGGTGAATGTGACAAGACGTTCTGCAGGTGTAACACTTTGACATTAAAGTCTCTTTGGGTCACGGTGGTTTGGGGGTTAAACACATCAAAAATGTATGAACACATTGAAATGGGGAGTGAAAAGATCTTGTTTCCCAGGTGGTAGATGAAGAGGAAGAGGGAACTGGGTGGACGAGTTTAGAAGCGGCGCTTCTGGCTAGACTGCACCACAGAGGAGCGGGACACTGAGATTTGACcaccgccgccgccgccgccacCGCTCATGCTCAGGCTGGAGCCACCGCCATATCCAAAGCCGCTGCCACCACTGAAGCCGCTGCCACCACCGTAGCCGCTGCCACCACCGAATCCGCTGCCTCCACCGAAGCCGCTGCCTCCACCGAAGCCGCTACCACCACCGTATCCGAAGCTGCCGCCACCACCTGTGAACCAACGAACAAAGACATTAGTTATACTGAACAACACCAATGCACTCTATTACAGCAAATTATGTGCTGaaaatatctttttatataaggtaaagataaaaatataataagctTACTGCTGCTTGACTCCTGGATGTGGATGGTTGCAGCACTGCCACCAGTAGCAATcctaataaaattaaaagaaaataaatgtcaaTGTCTAGATATAGACAAATTTCAAGAGAATAAAAAATACTTCAACTTTCAGATTAGAAAAGTGACTAACCTGGACTCCTCTCCTTCCAGAAGCTTCCTGTAGGTTGCGATCTCAATGTCCAAGGCCAGTTTGACATTCATGAGCTCCTGGTACTCACGCACCTGGCGCGCCATATCCTGCTTTGCTCTTTGCAGGGCCTCCTCCAGTTCCTTAATGCGGAGCTTGGCATCCTTCACTGCCAGTTCTCCACGCTCCTCAGCCTCAGCGATCTGAGCTTCCAGGTTGGCACGCTGAGCAATTCAAAGAAGACATTACAACTTTAGTTTTCAGCAGCACTTTTACATTATTCCTGTCCACTTCTCAGGGACTcctttacattacattattccTAACATAACATGCACGTTTCGATAATTGGATGAACTTTTATTTGAAAGCACATTTAGTACACACTAAGGATTTAGTTGGCAATCTAATTTAGGCCGAAACCTCGTCCAAAAAGCAACTACTTACTTGTCCCTTGACAGATTCAATTTCATTCTGAAGTCTGCTGATCATGCGGTTGAGCTCAGCAATCTCGGCCTTGGTGTTGCGAAGGTCATCTCCATATTTGCCGGCAGATGACTGCATCTCCTCGAACTGGGAGGTGAAAAAGGAGACATTATCATTAGGATCTGCCAGTTGGTTGCTTCAAAATAGTCTTTGTTTGATATTTGATGCTTGATTCTTTTCTCACCTTCTGTTTGTACCACGACTCGGCCTCAGCACGGCTGCGGTTGGCAATGTCCTCATACTGAGCACGGACCTCGGCAACGATGGAATCCATGTCCAGGTTGCGACTGTTGTCCATTTCCACAATGACTGATGTGTCTTTGATCTGTCCCTGGAGTTCACGGAGCTCCTAAAATTGCAAGGTGAGGGTATAAGGCATTGAGATAAACCTAACATTGGAAACTAGCATTGCAGTCATCATATAATTCCATCAAACGCTCACCTCCTCAAAGATGGCTCTAAGGAAGTTGATTTCATCTTGAAGGGAATCAACCTTGGCCTCAAGCTCAACCTTGTTCATGTAAGCAGCGTCAACATCCTATGAAGAAATGCACAAAGCTCAATATAATGGGTAGACTCTACTGATGAACAATCAAAATAGTTGAAAATAATATAACTAGAGGGTCAAGAAAGCAGCCAAAGGTGTTACCTTCTTGAGCAGGACAAATTCATTTTCCACTGCGGCACGCTTGTTGATTTCATCCTCATATCTGCAAAGATAAGTTTTCCATTTTAGCACATTTCTTGTGAAATTATACCTAGACTCCCTAAACACACAGCTACTGTACTTACTTGTTCTTGAAGTCCTCCACCAAATTCTGCATGTTCTTCATCTCTCCTTCTAGCTTCATCTTCTCATTACCAAGTCCATCAAGCTGTCTGCGCAGGTTGGCGATGTAGGCCTCGAACATGGCGTCGATGTTGGAGCGGGTTGTCGTCTGGTCCTGCAGTAAACTCCATTTTGTCTCAAGTACTTTGTTCTGCTGCTCTAGGAAGCGCACCTGTATTTGAAATAAACCAATAAAGAATTTGAATAAATGGCTTTATTAGGAAAAGAAGGCATCAGGGCCATTTGATATGCAATTACTTATGCCCAAGATGTGTCTTATGCAGTAATTATCAAGCACACCTCTTATTGCATATCTAGACTTGCGTTGACACACCTTTGGCAACTTTAGAGAAATTTGTTAGCATGTGTGCCATGCCGTGTTGGCCAGCACAGATTCTTGGAGTAACTGTCTAATTAATATGCACTCTCCCCTTTGAGATCATATAATGTTAACCTCACATGACACCTCAACATGTTCAGACTACTCCTAAAACCTTTCCCTCCTGGCATAAAGGCGAGGCTCTTAGAAGACCTGTGCCAAATGCCAGGCCTTAACAGAGATGATATGGCACGCCTTTACCCTCAGGTGCTAACTGTACCCTCCATTCTGTAGATTCTTGGCATGAATTTAATTATGTGCACAACCTCACAATGACTTTGAACTTTGAGGATTCacataaaaagaacaaaacattgATGACATCAGTTGTTATTTGAGCTACATGCTTGCTGATCATATCTCTTGTCAGAATCACACAAATGGGCGTAGCAGCTACATTAAGTATGGGGTGAAATTTACAAGGTGTGGTTACATAGTGAATTCCCCAAAGGTCTAAGATAATCAAAACAGGAATCTAGGTTTGTTTAAGAAAAGATGAAAGTGATTATTAGGACCTACATGAAGTTACGTCTATAAGACTTTTAGGAGCATTTTATGACAAGGTATTACTTTGAGTAAGAGTTAAAGATGATACTCatctgttacacacacacatatacatatctGCATTGCTGCCATATGGATAGATGAAAACTTGATCCATGCCCTTATTTGGATTGGTCCAGTCATTGGATCTTACCTGGCTTGGGTTTCCAAACTCACCCTCACCATCAAAGAACAATTGCATACAAGGAAAACAACTCAAGCCTGTGCTAAGATGTAGATTTTGACTGCTTTACTGAAGTTTAGTGATAATGATGCATATGCAATGGCATCCTATGTGCTTACTGTTCTACTGAACCTGACACTAGCAGGATTTCTGGGTGCAAGTGACTGGCTGTGAAATATTTAATGAGCAGAACCCAGATCAGATGAAGGCCCTTGAAATGTGTGCATGAAAACCAAACATTCAAAATGTCAGAGGAACAAGATCAGATTGTTGTGTTGTGCAGCTGTGCATGTTTGCAAAGAGAAAACTAACCTTGTCAATGAAGGAAGCAAAGCGGTTGTTGAGGTTCTTGATCTGCTCTTTCTCCTGGGTGCGGACAGCTTGGATGTTGGGGTCGATGTCTAGGTTCAATGGAGCTAGGAGGCTCTGGTTGACTGTGACAGCTGTGATGGGTGCCATACCGCCATGACCGAATCCTCCACCAAATCCACCACCGCCGAATCCAGCACCACCACCGAATCCTGCACCGCCACCGAATCCTGCACCACCTCCGAAACCTGAACCACCGCCGAATCCAGCACCACCGCCGTAACCACCTCCGAGACCAACTCCGAGACCTCCACCGCCAATGCTGTAGCTGTAGCTTGCTCCGGATCCTCCTCCAAAGCCGGATCCTCCTCCAAAGCCGGCTCCGCCACCACCGCCGGAGCGACGGAATGACACAGAGCTCATCCTGCTGCCAATGGGAGCTGCGCTGGCAGACATGCTAGAGAAGCTCTTTCTAATACCTCCACCACCACAAAAGCCGCCGCTCAAGCTTCCGCCGCTGCTGTACTGTACTGTTTTAATTGAAGTCATGGCTGCTGTCGTCTATGAGGGGATGAGGACTGGTCAGAGAAAGAGCAGgaggagacagagagagatCCAGAGCAGGTGAGCTCACTAGAGGAAAGATAAATCCCTCTGAGTGCCTTCTCCGAGGACAGCAAGGGCTTTTATACCTCTTATGCCACGGGAGGGGCTCATCTGATCACTCCCCTTTCGGCCTCAGGCTCCTGTCCTGCCTTTCTCCACTCTCCAACTGATACATACACCCATCTTGCTGGGCTGGTATGGGAGTACTTTCAGCAGGGTCAGGCCACACCCTGCcttacatacacacactcatgtAAAGTGCAAAAATTAAAAGAAGAACAGGGAGTAGAAAAACAGGGTCAAAACTTCCAGTAATTCTACACACCCTCCTTTTGCTTCTACTACAAAACTTTTGTATTTTACTAGTGCTCTGTAATCCAAAACACTGTAGTTATACATTCTATATATTAACGCATGGCAAACTAACTAAACAACATGCATATTTCATGAATTTGGGCTCTCTGTTTGCTTTAAGCGTCATGCAGGAGTATTAAATGGGGGAATATTTGATGAAGGGCTTGAATGTTGAAGCCTGGCGCTTGTCCTGGAAGCCATTGTGAACTGCAGGCTCCTCTTTCCAGTCAAACAATCAAGCCACTGTTCTCTCACCTAAATGGCTCTGTCACGAACACTACTTCACCACCTTGTTCTGTGGTTCCCAGAGGGCTGATGCAGTTCCATGCAAAGCAGATTTTTATGTTACCGCGTAATAAAACACACGGCACAAACGTTAATGGGAATGTATACAGCATTGCTTTCATTAGTGTGCTTAACTTTAATTGATAGTTACAGGTAAGTATCAGAACTCACAACAGTACATGGTGACTGCAAGAGCAGCGTGGTTATTTTTGTACCTGTCCTTAGGTGGCATTATTTAACAACGCGTGCTGcttttgttagcatgttattATCTCCCCTATCATGTTTAAATGGTTTAGAACTGCAGACTTGTTGCTGAAGTGGACAGGTCTGAGAGATTAATGTAGAAACCTTGTAAGTATTCATCAAAGTACAACAGGAAGAGATAATGTTGGGTTTATTGACATGAGAGGGCTAGCACATTAGCAGGGGCCTCTATAAGCAAAGCCACTTGTTGCTGAGGGGAAAACCAGGTATATTtctttgtaaaaaataaataaataaaataaaatcaggagtcactctatttttttttttttttaacatggtACTTTAGCTCccagtgcatttttaaaaatggtacAGCCCATTGCAAATCCATTGAT of the Megalobrama amblycephala isolate DHTTF-2021 linkage group LG24, ASM1881202v1, whole genome shotgun sequence genome contains:
- the krt5 gene encoding keratin, type II cytoskeletal 5, giving the protein MTSIKTVQYSSGGSLSGGFCGGGGIRKSFSSMSASAAPIGSRMSSVSFRRSGGGGGAGFGGGSGFGGGSGASYSYSIGGGGLGVGLGGGYGGGAGFGGGSGFGGGAGFGGGAGFGGGAGFGGGGFGGGFGHGGMAPITAVTVNQSLLAPLNLDIDPNIQAVRTQEKEQIKNLNNRFASFIDKVRFLEQQNKVLETKWSLLQDQTTTRSNIDAMFEAYIANLRRQLDGLGNEKMKLEGEMKNMQNLVEDFKNKYEDEINKRAAVENEFVLLKKDVDAAYMNKVELEAKVDSLQDEINFLRAIFEEELRELQGQIKDTSVIVEMDNSRNLDMDSIVAEVRAQYEDIANRSRAEAESWYKQKFEEMQSSAGKYGDDLRNTKAEIAELNRMISRLQNEIESVKGQRANLEAQIAEAEERGELAVKDAKLRIKELEEALQRAKQDMARQVREYQELMNVKLALDIEIATYRKLLEGEESRIATGGSAATIHIQESSSSGGGSFGYGGGSGFGGGSGFGGGSGFGGGSGYGGGSGFSGGSGFGYGGGSSLSMSGGGGGGGGQISVSRSSVVQSSQKRRF